One genomic window of Syntrophobacterales bacterium includes the following:
- a CDS encoding NAD(P)/FAD-dependent oxidoreductase: MPDSKHSSAIVVGSGPNGLAAAVTLAQAGLPVTVYEKNGMIGGACRTEELIQPGYLHDVGSAVHPLAIVSPFFRKLPLTEYGLKWIVPPVSLAHPFDDGTAVLLGGSVGQTASLLDSADRNSYEKLMAPLVRHWEEIVVEALKFPQIPLRHPFLMLNFGRHALCSAAGLARSLFTGARARALLVGLGVHSVMDMESPGSGAAGLVLATAAHSAGWPLPEGGSRSITKALANYLIKLGGKIVTDYEVKTLE, from the coding sequence ATGCCTGATTCAAAACATAGTTCCGCGATCGTCGTCGGTTCAGGGCCAAACGGCCTCGCCGCGGCGGTTACGCTTGCCCAAGCCGGCCTTCCGGTGACCGTTTATGAAAAAAACGGGATGATCGGCGGCGCCTGCCGCACCGAGGAACTTATCCAGCCCGGATATCTGCACGACGTGGGCTCGGCGGTCCACCCGCTCGCCATTGTGTCGCCGTTTTTCCGGAAATTGCCGCTCACCGAATACGGACTTAAATGGATAGTGCCTCCCGTTTCCCTGGCGCATCCCTTTGACGACGGGACGGCCGTGCTGCTGGGCGGGTCGGTTGGCCAGACTGCCTCCCTGCTCGATAGCGCCGATCGGAATAGCTATGAAAAACTGATGGCGCCACTGGTCAGACACTGGGAAGAAATAGTTGTCGAGGCGCTTAAGTTTCCCCAAATACCCCTGCGCCATCCTTTCTTGATGCTCAATTTCGGACGGCATGCCCTCTGTTCGGCCGCGGGACTGGCCCGAAGCCTTTTTACCGGCGCTCGCGCCCGGGCTTTGCTGGTCGGTCTCGGCGTCCACTCGGTAATGGATATGGAAAGCCCGGGCAGCGGTGCGGCCGGGCTTGTGCTGGCCACAGCGGCGCACTCCGCCGGCTGGCCCCTGCCGGAAGGCGGATCCCGCAGCATAACCAAGGCCCTGGCCAATTATCTCATAAAACTGGGAGGGAAAATAGTAACGGATTATGAGGTGAAAACGCTGGAGC
- a CDS encoding STAS domain-containing protein codes for MELQALNKSTGIIAIADVLCADSEAVLNNIFTDAGVRGMKNIILDFRPLERMNSAGASVLAKLATTAKGQQVKLSAFGLNERYREIFALTGLDEGIVLLDETVSAPDALSEDELRQLKQTDAGHGRQDDGGWAPNIPTLRVTENPDGAMNKNVDGRRVLGPLQGFGPLWQKTYLLSIKKPGLQPPDVIEIMKKHFPDFQPPANKFYATSRGIATGEIVLIDSATPGGMVSTGVLVSYADDSSFTLMTPQGHPEAGWVTFSAAKRGEGVDMQIQGLARASDPLYEVAFRIAGSKLQESIWRHVLSSLAAYLEVEAEVQVVKTCVAADLQWERAGNLWYSAQLRSLPYNIPLLFKTAAR; via the coding sequence ATGGAGCTTCAAGCTCTCAACAAGTCAACAGGGATAATTGCCATAGCCGACGTTCTTTGCGCCGACAGTGAAGCCGTCCTGAATAATATTTTCACGGATGCCGGGGTGCGGGGCATGAAAAACATCATTCTCGATTTTCGTCCTCTGGAACGGATGAACAGCGCCGGCGCCAGCGTCCTGGCCAAACTGGCGACAACGGCAAAAGGGCAGCAGGTTAAATTATCCGCCTTCGGGCTAAATGAACGCTATCGGGAAATCTTCGCTCTGACCGGCCTTGACGAAGGGATTGTCTTGCTTGATGAAACAGTGTCCGCGCCGGACGCGCTATCGGAAGACGAGCTGCGGCAACTGAAGCAGACAGATGCCGGCCACGGCCGGCAGGATGATGGCGGCTGGGCGCCGAATATTCCCACGCTCAGAGTTACGGAAAACCCAGACGGGGCAATGAACAAAAATGTCGATGGGCGCCGGGTTCTGGGACCGCTCCAGGGATTCGGGCCTCTGTGGCAGAAGACTTACCTGCTTTCCATAAAGAAGCCGGGCTTGCAGCCTCCGGATGTCATTGAAATAATGAAAAAACATTTCCCGGATTTTCAGCCCCCCGCCAATAAGTTTTATGCAACCTCCCGGGGTATCGCCACGGGCGAGATAGTTCTGATAGATTCAGCGACGCCGGGTGGCATGGTTTCCACCGGGGTGCTTGTTTCCTATGCCGACGACTCCAGTTTTACGCTGATGACGCCCCAGGGACACCCGGAAGCGGGCTGGGTGACTTTCAGCGCTGCCAAAAGGGGCGAAGGGGTTGACATGCAGATTCAGGGGCTGGCCCGCGCCTCCGACCCGTTGTACGAAGTCGCCTTCCGCATTGCCGGTTCGAAATTGCAGGAGTCTATCTGGCGGCACGTATTGTCGTCGCTTGCCGCCTATCTGGAAGTGGAGGCGGAGGTGCAGGTGGTAAAAACCTGCGTTGCCGCCGACCTGCAATGGGAAAGAGCCGGCAATCTCTGGTACAGCGCGCAACTCAGATCGCTTCCCTACAATATTCCGCTGCTTTTTAAAACGGCAGCCCGTTGA